From a single Nitrospiria bacterium genomic region:
- the ftsY gene encoding signal recognition particle-docking protein FtsY has product MQGFLKRFSKGLEKTRLGLTKGLQRLGLGTRPLNPGDLEDLEELLITSDLGVHASQRFLNFLKEENKKGNIKNIDDIKNCLKGAMKTLLAPCTFDFADWVHPQIKPFVILVVGVNGVGKTTTIGKLAHRFTAEGKKVTLAAGDTFRAAAVEQLEIWGKRVGADVVKQQSGSDPAAVIFDALAAGRARGTDIVIADTAGRLHTKAPLMEELKKIKRVMQKEDSASPHEILLVLDGTIGQNSLSQTRLFHEAVGVTGLALTKLDGTAKGGIVVAIYDELKIPIRFIGVGEAPEDLQPFQAEAFVEALLGS; this is encoded by the coding sequence ATGCAAGGATTTCTGAAACGGTTTAGCAAGGGTTTGGAAAAAACCCGTTTGGGCCTAACCAAAGGCCTCCAACGTCTGGGACTGGGAACCCGCCCCCTGAACCCAGGTGACCTGGAAGATTTGGAGGAACTTCTGATTACCTCCGACCTTGGAGTCCATGCATCACAACGTTTTCTCAATTTTCTGAAGGAAGAAAACAAAAAAGGAAATATAAAAAATATTGATGATATCAAAAATTGTCTCAAAGGGGCCATGAAAACCCTTTTGGCCCCTTGCACCTTTGATTTCGCTGACTGGGTGCATCCCCAAATAAAACCGTTTGTGATACTGGTCGTAGGTGTCAACGGCGTTGGAAAAACCACCACCATTGGAAAACTGGCCCATCGATTCACAGCGGAGGGGAAAAAGGTCACACTGGCCGCCGGTGACACCTTTCGCGCAGCCGCCGTCGAACAATTGGAAATATGGGGCAAACGGGTAGGGGCCGATGTGGTCAAACAACAAAGCGGATCAGATCCCGCCGCAGTCATTTTCGACGCTTTGGCCGCGGGGCGAGCAAGAGGCACCGATATCGTCATTGCGGACACAGCGGGTCGTTTGCACACAAAAGCGCCTCTGATGGAAGAGCTAAAAAAAATCAAACGGGTCATGCAAAAAGAGGATTCCGCCAGTCCCCATGAAATTTTATTGGTTTTGGACGGAACCATCGGGCAGAACTCCCTTTCACAAACCAGACTGTTTCATGAAGCGGTGGGTGTGACCGGGTTGGCTTTGACCAAACTGGACGGGACCGCAAAAGGGGGAATAGTCGTCGCCATCTATGATGAATTGAAAATTCCTATCCGGTTCATCGGGGTGGGAGAAGCCCCGGAGGATTTACAGCCTTTCCAGGCGGAGGCCTTTGTAGAGGCTTTATTGGGATCGTAA
- the ybeY gene encoding rRNA maturation RNase YbeY: MLRMLGFPKGEIGLVFVSDGRMRALNRRYRKLDQTTDVLSFPLQEFHQGKRKPRLQKTPLDPLGDVVISIPMALKQARTQGKSVDHEIMTLLTHGVLHLVGYDHEASRVEEKRMRSKEMAFHKTLTPRLPALTH; this comes from the coding sequence ATGCTTCGGATGTTGGGATTTCCTAAGGGAGAGATAGGCCTTGTTTTTGTTTCCGATGGAAGGATGCGGGCATTAAACCGGCGTTACCGAAAGTTGGATCAAACCACCGATGTCCTCTCCTTTCCCCTCCAAGAATTCCACCAGGGAAAGAGGAAACCTCGTCTTCAAAAAACACCGTTGGATCCTCTTGGGGACGTGGTCATCTCTATTCCAATGGCTTTAAAACAGGCCCGAACCCAGGGAAAATCTGTTGATCATGAAATCATGACCTTATTGACCCATGGGGTTCTCCATTTGGTCGGTTACGATCATGAGGCGTCTCGGGTTGAGGAAAAACGGATGCGAAGCAAAGAAATGGCCTTTCATAAAACATTGACCCCCCGCCTTCCTGCTTTAACCCATTAA